In Hymenobacter sublimis, a single genomic region encodes these proteins:
- a CDS encoding sensor histidine kinase: MSYLEQELRALQASDETVFDFIQESTLAGLWYWNLTGDQEKWATAKFWRSLDYEPDAQFNQAAAWKAAISPEEETATAEYIATSIADHTYSFDQVVQATCHDGSTMWLHCWGLVLRNNLGQPHRLLGVLVDITRQRNEEISAQEVAGHYGAILGNQSVYIIRTDARGNYTYVNDFFYERFGLDSKIIGTSSLMSIIEEDRAKCLVTVGLCFEEPNVPHQVILRKPYHDNAVKSNHWEFKGIVGSNGEVVEIQCVGYDVTLLVDNLERSKQLLALTNQQNARLQNFAYIISHNIRSHSANLTALVKFLQNATDEAQATMFLEMLKTSTDKLAETIINLNEIVTVNNMGLQPKEMRGLRQEVSRTLEAMNVLIHESQLTVTLNIPEEVTVQVVPAYLDSILLNLLSNAIKYRSASASPQLTLDSYREGDYTVLSVADNGRGIDMARNHNKIFGMYKTFHDNEDARGLGLFIVKNQIEAMNGKIEVASEVGVGTTFKVYFSEIV, encoded by the coding sequence ATGAGTTATTTAGAGCAAGAGCTGCGCGCATTACAAGCCTCAGACGAAACCGTTTTTGACTTTATCCAGGAATCAACGCTGGCTGGGCTGTGGTACTGGAACCTGACGGGGGACCAGGAGAAGTGGGCTACTGCCAAATTCTGGCGTAGTCTGGATTATGAGCCCGATGCTCAGTTCAACCAGGCGGCGGCTTGGAAGGCAGCCATTAGCCCCGAGGAGGAAACCGCTACGGCTGAGTACATAGCCACCAGTATTGCCGATCATACCTACTCCTTCGACCAAGTGGTACAGGCTACCTGCCACGATGGCTCGACGATGTGGCTGCACTGCTGGGGGCTGGTGCTGCGCAACAACCTGGGGCAGCCCCACCGCCTGCTCGGGGTGCTGGTAGACATTACCCGGCAGCGCAACGAGGAAATCAGCGCCCAGGAAGTAGCCGGCCACTACGGGGCAATTCTGGGCAACCAGTCGGTGTACATTATCCGGACCGACGCGCGGGGCAACTACACCTACGTGAACGATTTCTTCTACGAGCGTTTCGGGCTGGACAGCAAAATCATCGGCACCTCATCCCTGATGAGCATTATTGAGGAGGACCGCGCCAAGTGCCTGGTTACGGTGGGCCTGTGCTTTGAAGAGCCCAACGTGCCCCACCAGGTAATTTTGCGCAAGCCCTACCACGACAATGCGGTGAAGTCCAACCACTGGGAGTTCAAAGGGATTGTGGGCAGCAACGGGGAGGTAGTGGAAATTCAGTGCGTGGGCTACGACGTGACGCTGCTGGTAGACAATTTGGAGCGGTCCAAGCAGCTGCTGGCCCTTACCAACCAGCAAAACGCCCGGCTTCAGAACTTCGCCTACATCATTTCCCACAACATCCGCTCGCACTCCGCCAACCTGACGGCCCTGGTAAAATTCCTGCAGAACGCCACGGATGAAGCCCAGGCCACCATGTTTCTGGAGATGCTCAAAACCAGCACCGACAAGCTGGCCGAGACCATCATCAACCTGAATGAGATTGTCACGGTTAATAACATGGGTTTGCAGCCCAAGGAGATGCGCGGCCTGCGCCAGGAGGTAAGCCGCACTCTGGAGGCCATGAATGTTCTGATTCACGAAAGCCAATTAACTGTTACCCTGAACATTCCGGAGGAAGTAACAGTACAGGTAGTACCCGCCTACCTAGACAGCATTTTGCTTAACCTGCTCAGTAACGCCATCAAGTACCGCTCGGCAAGTGCTTCGCCGCAACTAACCCTGGATAGCTACCGCGAGGGCGACTACACCGTGCTAAGTGTGGCCGATAACGGGCGGGGCATTGACATGGCCCGCAACCACAACAAGATTTTTGGGATGTACAAAACCTTCCATGACAATGAAGACG
- a CDS encoding alpha/beta hydrolase family protein gives MKKHYAISYVIILLLLHSVLAAAAPLRAPASPLDGLWKGPLKVPGGQWEVVFRVVPLTGGSYFATLDVPIQRVSGISVAVEVQGDSVSFVAEQVGSRFTGQLSASGQQVQGTWRQNGFKTPLTLQLVPASAVAGAKTRLTPPYQEEEVTFTSSQEALRLAGLLSLPPGTGPFPTAVLVSDAGAQDRDGTVGDYRPMGALADYLTRRGIAVLRFDDRGVGGSSGSAAPATISDVVTDVQAALNFLRTRPEVDLTRLGIIGHGEGGNVALLAAAQPLPPAFVVALAAHGLPGSDIVIQQQTNVLRSLGTDQAQVEQAVKRQQAMLEIIRQTPDDAQAQAIVANMLRQNNSSMDPAAAKASAAELTSARYRQFLSFNPIAKLPDVKCPVLLLNGTADLYVAADANMAPLAKGLKNNKSVVSRKLPGVNHLFQPDPKEWPLVNGQAKEIFSPQAQEAIREWIVEPVKK, from the coding sequence ATGAAGAAGCACTACGCTATTTCGTATGTTATTATCCTGTTGCTGCTGCACAGCGTGCTGGCGGCCGCTGCCCCTCTGCGAGCTCCTGCTTCTCCCCTCGATGGGCTCTGGAAAGGCCCGTTGAAAGTACCTGGTGGTCAGTGGGAAGTGGTTTTCCGGGTAGTGCCGCTGACCGGTGGCAGCTACTTTGCGACCCTGGATGTGCCCATTCAACGGGTGAGCGGTATTTCAGTGGCCGTGGAAGTGCAGGGCGATTCGGTAAGCTTCGTGGCTGAGCAGGTAGGTAGCCGCTTTACCGGGCAGCTTTCCGCCAGCGGGCAACAAGTACAGGGCACCTGGCGCCAAAATGGCTTCAAAACGCCCCTGACCCTGCAGCTGGTGCCGGCCTCGGCCGTGGCGGGCGCCAAAACCCGACTGACGCCCCCTTACCAGGAAGAAGAAGTGACGTTTACCAGCAGCCAGGAGGCACTCCGCCTAGCCGGCCTGTTGTCCTTACCCCCGGGCACAGGGCCGTTCCCGACCGCCGTGTTGGTTTCCGACGCCGGAGCCCAGGACCGGGACGGCACCGTAGGCGACTACCGCCCTATGGGCGCGCTGGCCGACTACCTAACCCGCCGTGGCATTGCCGTTCTGCGCTTTGATGACCGGGGTGTGGGCGGCTCCAGCGGCTCGGCGGCTCCAGCTACCATTTCCGACGTGGTAACGGACGTGCAGGCGGCGCTAAACTTCCTGCGTACTCGCCCCGAGGTAGATTTAACCCGCCTGGGTATTATTGGGCACGGTGAGGGTGGCAACGTGGCCCTGCTGGCGGCGGCTCAACCCCTCCCCCCCGCCTTTGTAGTGGCCCTGGCCGCGCACGGGCTGCCTGGCAGCGACATTGTTATTCAGCAACAAACCAATGTGCTGCGCTCCTTGGGTACGGATCAAGCACAGGTTGAACAAGCTGTGAAGCGCCAGCAGGCCATGCTCGAAATCATTCGGCAAACTCCCGATGACGCCCAAGCACAGGCCATTGTGGCCAACATGCTGCGCCAAAACAATTCCTCCATGGATCCGGCGGCAGCTAAAGCCAGCGCCGCCGAGCTTACCTCGGCCCGCTACCGGCAATTCCTGTCGTTTAACCCCATTGCTAAGCTTCCCGACGTGAAGTGCCCCGTGCTGCTGCTCAACGGAACGGCCGACCTGTACGTGGCCGCCGACGCTAACATGGCTCCCCTGGCGAAAGGCCTGAAAAATAACAAAAGCGTGGTCAGCCGCAAGCTACCCGGCGTCAACCATTTGTTTCAGCCTGACCCCAAGGAGTGGCCCCTGGTGAACGGGCAAGCCAAGGAAATATTCTCACCCCAGGCCCAGGAAGCAATCCGGGAGTGGATTGTTGAGCCGGTTAAAAAGTAA
- a CDS encoding SDR family oxidoreductase, with protein sequence MKDNVVLITGGTSGIGRATALAFGRAGARVAITGRDEARLQDTARELASLGISHLAIRADVGVEADSERAVQETVAAFGRLDVLINNAGISMRALFRDADLDVIRRLMQTNFFGTVYTTKFALPHITQAKGSIVGVSSIAGYRGLPGRTGYSASKFAMHGFLEALRTELLPQGVHVLLACPGFTASNIRNVALAADGSAQGESPRNEQQMMSSEEVAQHLLRAVQQRRRDLVLTGQGKLTVFLNKWLPGLADKLVLNHFRKEEPDFTL encoded by the coding sequence ATGAAAGACAACGTAGTGCTCATTACGGGCGGTACCTCCGGCATTGGCCGGGCTACTGCTCTGGCATTTGGGCGGGCCGGGGCCCGCGTAGCCATTACCGGCCGCGACGAAGCCCGTTTGCAGGATACGGCCCGGGAGCTGGCCAGCCTCGGAATCAGTCACCTAGCCATCCGTGCCGATGTGGGGGTAGAGGCTGATTCGGAGCGGGCCGTACAAGAAACCGTGGCCGCTTTTGGCCGCCTGGACGTGCTCATCAACAATGCGGGCATCAGCATGCGGGCCCTGTTCCGCGACGCCGACTTGGACGTTATCCGGCGCCTGATGCAAACCAATTTTTTTGGGACGGTGTACACCACCAAGTTTGCTCTACCCCACATTACCCAGGCCAAAGGCTCCATCGTGGGCGTCAGCAGCATTGCCGGCTACCGCGGCCTGCCGGGCCGAACGGGTTACTCGGCTTCGAAATTCGCCATGCACGGCTTTCTAGAGGCCCTTCGCACCGAGTTACTGCCCCAGGGCGTGCACGTGCTGCTGGCTTGCCCCGGTTTTACGGCCTCCAACATCCGCAACGTGGCCCTGGCCGCCGACGGTTCGGCCCAGGGTGAGTCGCCGCGGAATGAGCAACAGATGATGAGCAGCGAAGAAGTGGCCCAGCACCTGCTCCGCGCCGTGCAGCAGCGCCGCCGCGACTTGGTGCTGACCGGTCAGGGCAAGCTCACGGTGTTCCTGAACAAATGGCTGCCGGGCCTAGCCGATAAGCTGGTGTTAAACCATTTTCGGAAGGAAGAGCCCGACTTTACCCTCTAA
- a CDS encoding flavin monoamine oxidase family protein, whose amino-acid sequence MKLPFTSSIPQARTQLLRSLQQAFRLAVVANEPGAPSADELAEMATSQTRRDFLTNTAKMGLLVSAGGLLSACDTEVVEPALEPQRQQSLGSLTGVAPRVVVVGAGMAGLNCAYQLKKAGVPARVYEASNRAGGRIFTARGLMGPGLTTELGGEFIDSGHADMLQLAQEFGLPLYDVESPSETVLQKDAYFFGGKQYTVAQVIAAFQPYARQMQADIRSLPGTITFEKMNAAAARFDQMSIAAYFDSIHMTGWIRTLLEVAYLTEYGREVNDQTSINFLWLFSADTSKGTFDIFGVSDERYKIKGGNQQLTDALHEQLAGQVTLQHKLVALSQQGSEYHLTFEQASGTRLTVVADYVVLTIPFTILRTVDLQVALPAWKLNAIQNLGYGTNAKLFLGFNGRPWRNNGYTGYLFSDQTAQSGWDSGQLQPTTQTAFTVYLGGQAGVAVGSGSAQSQAGKFLPVLEKAWPGTQAAFNGQVERFHWPTHPHTLASYACYRVGQFSTIAGAEGKPVGNLFFAGEHCSAWYQGFMNGAAETGRMAASDVQAALRTKNTALHQRMRQREKSLA is encoded by the coding sequence ATGAAGCTACCGTTTACTTCTTCTATTCCCCAGGCCCGCACGCAGTTGCTGCGCTCCTTACAGCAAGCTTTCCGACTGGCCGTAGTCGCTAACGAGCCGGGGGCTCCCTCGGCCGATGAGCTTGCCGAAATGGCTACCAGCCAGACGCGACGCGACTTTCTCACTAACACAGCCAAAATGGGCCTGTTAGTTAGCGCCGGCGGGCTGCTATCTGCCTGCGACACGGAGGTAGTGGAGCCTGCGTTGGAGCCGCAAAGGCAGCAAAGCCTGGGCTCGCTTACGGGGGTAGCCCCGCGGGTAGTGGTAGTGGGGGCAGGCATGGCCGGTTTGAACTGCGCCTATCAGCTCAAGAAAGCTGGCGTGCCGGCCCGCGTGTACGAAGCCAGCAACCGGGCCGGGGGCCGCATTTTCACCGCCCGCGGCCTAATGGGTCCTGGGCTCACCACGGAGCTGGGAGGCGAGTTTATTGACAGCGGCCACGCCGACATGCTGCAGCTAGCCCAGGAGTTTGGCTTGCCTCTCTACGATGTAGAGTCGCCCAGCGAAACCGTGCTGCAAAAGGACGCCTATTTCTTCGGGGGCAAGCAGTACACCGTAGCGCAGGTAATTGCCGCTTTCCAGCCGTACGCGCGGCAAATGCAGGCTGATATTCGCTCGCTGCCGGGCACTATCACCTTCGAGAAGATGAACGCGGCCGCAGCCCGCTTTGATCAGATGTCGATTGCCGCCTATTTCGACTCGATTCACATGACAGGCTGGATCCGGACGTTGCTGGAAGTGGCCTACCTGACCGAGTACGGACGGGAAGTAAATGACCAGACCTCGATTAACTTCCTGTGGCTGTTCTCGGCCGACACCAGCAAGGGCACTTTTGACATTTTTGGTGTTAGCGATGAACGCTACAAAATTAAGGGTGGCAACCAGCAGCTCACCGATGCCCTGCACGAGCAGTTAGCCGGTCAGGTAACGCTGCAGCACAAGCTCGTGGCCCTGAGCCAGCAGGGTAGCGAATACCACCTAACGTTCGAGCAAGCCAGCGGCACTCGCCTCACCGTGGTAGCCGATTACGTGGTACTGACCATTCCTTTTACCATTCTGCGGACGGTAGATTTGCAGGTAGCCTTGCCCGCTTGGAAGCTGAACGCCATCCAGAACCTGGGCTACGGTACCAATGCCAAGCTATTTTTGGGCTTTAATGGCCGGCCCTGGCGCAACAATGGCTACACTGGCTACCTGTTCTCCGACCAGACGGCTCAGAGTGGTTGGGACAGCGGCCAATTGCAGCCCACCACCCAGACGGCGTTTACCGTCTATCTGGGCGGACAAGCGGGCGTAGCTGTGGGCTCCGGTTCGGCCCAGTCGCAGGCCGGCAAGTTTCTGCCCGTACTGGAAAAGGCCTGGCCGGGTACGCAGGCCGCCTTCAACGGCCAGGTTGAGCGCTTCCACTGGCCTACGCACCCGCACACGCTGGCTAGCTACGCCTGCTACCGGGTAGGACAGTTCAGCACTATTGCCGGGGCCGAAGGCAAACCCGTGGGCAACCTATTTTTCGCCGGTGAGCATTGCAGCGCCTGGTACCAGGGCTTCATGAATGGCGCCGCCGAAACTGGCCGCATGGCGGCCTCGGACGTGCAAGCGGCCCTGCGCACCAAAAACACGGCCCTTCACCAGCGGATGCGGCAGCGGGAAAAAAGCCTGGCTTAG
- a CDS encoding MarR family winged helix-turn-helix transcriptional regulator translates to MNYAFLQQLLAAVEKYEAQSLPDQPNQLADFSHWLQAHTSAPPDTTTVSREQVHVREFDESRISKLITFLSRYARSYSRLALRDSPLTTLEDFTYLATLNAYQPLSKTDLIGRNIHEKSGGMEVIRRLHKQGLVTEQMHSHDRRSRVLMLSDSGREVLFQLFERMEQVARVLAGNLNTPERQQLLYLLLKLDAYHYPRFHQQRAKTLDELLDAYEQ, encoded by the coding sequence ATGAACTACGCCTTCTTGCAGCAGTTGCTGGCCGCCGTTGAAAAATATGAGGCGCAGTCTTTACCCGATCAGCCCAACCAACTGGCAGACTTTTCTCACTGGCTACAAGCCCATACCAGCGCCCCCCCAGACACAACTACCGTTAGTCGGGAGCAAGTACACGTCCGGGAGTTTGATGAGTCACGCATCAGCAAGCTCATCACCTTTCTATCCCGCTACGCCCGCTCGTATTCGCGCCTGGCCCTGCGCGATTCTCCCCTGACTACCCTGGAAGACTTCACTTACCTGGCTACCCTGAACGCCTACCAGCCCCTGAGCAAGACGGATCTGATAGGACGGAACATCCACGAAAAATCAGGGGGCATGGAGGTTATCCGGCGCTTACACAAGCAAGGACTGGTTACGGAGCAGATGCACTCGCATGATCGGCGCAGCCGTGTACTCATGCTTTCAGATAGTGGTCGGGAGGTATTGTTCCAGCTTTTTGAGCGCATGGAGCAGGTAGCGCGTGTGCTGGCCGGCAACCTGAACACGCCTGAGCGCCAGCAGCTTCTGTATCTGCTGCTGAAATTGGACGCGTATCATTACCCGCGCTTTCATCAGCAGCGGGCCAAAACCCTGGACGAACTGCTGGACGCCTATGAGCAATAG
- a CDS encoding response regulator, producing MSHPPVAKAPKLVYVIENDRISSVISELIVKKNLLSSEVQTYTNGQQAFDQLQGCLQQQAPLPDLILLDLDMPLMDGWEFLDACATLALPHPVNIFILTSSINPEDSSKLLAHREVKGFFTKPLNEEGIRRMQLLLQEV from the coding sequence ATGTCTCACCCGCCCGTGGCAAAAGCGCCAAAATTAGTATACGTCATTGAAAATGACCGAATTAGCTCCGTCATTTCAGAGTTAATCGTGAAAAAGAACTTGCTCAGCAGTGAGGTGCAAACCTACACCAACGGACAGCAGGCCTTTGACCAACTGCAAGGGTGCCTGCAGCAGCAAGCGCCCCTCCCAGACCTTATCCTGCTAGATTTGGACATGCCCCTGATGGATGGCTGGGAATTTCTGGATGCCTGCGCTACGCTAGCCCTCCCCCACCCCGTGAATATTTTTATTCTTACTTCCTCCATCAACCCCGAGGACTCCAGCAAGCTGCTGGCTCACCGTGAGGTAAAAGGATTTTTCACCAAACCCCTGAACGAGGAAGGCATCCGCCGCATGCAGCTGCTGTTGCAGGAAGTGTAG
- a CDS encoding Brp/Blh family beta-carotene 15,15'-dioxygenase yields the protein MRFLSLPPLPGGSLFTCLSWGQACSYALVAACCLLVRFPAYATTVLGPVLLVGLLGLGVAHGACDQLVWPVYRPVRGSRWVYQVRFGLGYLGLAGGVGLVWWQWPGVAAVFFFGLTAWHWGSADAPAYPQRGIWLAHSLLRGVLLLALPAYFWPAETVGHVNGLLLLTGAPPAQLDSYAPGGLLGLVLAGHLGLWAYLGWQRLPGRWLRDVGEVCLLACLFSSWPPLLALGVYFVFWHSLQHILRLAPLLGYAAGPSRLGARGRRKLLFFARRAWPMLAASLVLLAGAHALGGTWLPAQNAWLGLVVLAASVVTVPHALLVTLVMDAPKWRARPYLAAGNPLVLPAGQPPESGTALQAYGGR from the coding sequence ATGCGTTTTCTATCACTACCTCCCCTACCCGGCGGCAGCCTATTTACTTGCCTAAGCTGGGGGCAGGCTTGCTCCTATGCGCTGGTAGCCGCTTGCTGCCTGCTCGTCCGGTTTCCGGCCTATGCCACCACCGTGTTGGGGCCGGTGCTGCTCGTGGGCCTGCTGGGCTTGGGAGTTGCCCACGGCGCCTGCGACCAGCTGGTGTGGCCCGTGTATCGTCCGGTCCGGGGTTCCCGCTGGGTGTACCAGGTGCGGTTTGGGCTCGGCTACCTCGGCTTGGCCGGGGGTGTTGGGTTGGTGTGGTGGCAGTGGCCAGGCGTGGCGGCGGTTTTCTTTTTTGGCCTGACTGCCTGGCACTGGGGTTCGGCTGATGCGCCGGCCTACCCGCAGCGTGGCATTTGGTTGGCGCACAGCCTACTTCGTGGAGTCTTGCTATTGGCGCTGCCGGCGTACTTCTGGCCCGCTGAAACGGTAGGGCACGTGAATGGGCTGTTGCTGCTGACCGGCGCCCCGCCCGCTCAGCTTGATTCCTACGCACCCGGAGGGCTGCTAGGGCTGGTACTAGCCGGACACCTGGGGTTGTGGGCGTACTTGGGCTGGCAGCGCCTACCTGGCCGCTGGCTGCGCGATGTGGGGGAAGTGTGCTTGCTAGCGTGCTTGTTCAGCAGTTGGCCGCCCTTGCTGGCCCTGGGCGTGTATTTCGTGTTTTGGCACAGCTTACAGCACATTTTGCGGCTTGCGCCCCTGCTTGGCTACGCGGCGGGGCCGAGCCGGTTGGGCGCACGGGGGCGGCGGAAGCTGCTATTTTTCGCCCGTCGCGCCTGGCCCATGCTGGCCGCGAGTTTGGTGTTGCTAGCCGGCGCGCATGCCCTAGGTGGCACTTGGCTTCCGGCCCAGAATGCCTGGCTGGGACTGGTAGTACTAGCGGCTTCCGTCGTGACTGTGCCCCACGCCTTGCTGGTTACCCTGGTGATGGATGCCCCCAAGTGGCGGGCGCGCCCATATTTGGCCGCTGGCAATCCCTTGGTCTTGCCAGCAGGGCAGCCACCGGAAAGCGGCACAGCGTTGCAAGCCTACGGCGGCAGGTAG
- a CDS encoding TonB-dependent receptor — protein sequence MNPTFTRVWLVLTCLVFCTIHTTWGQTATAALGGTVVSVTGSPVAGAAVTAIHLPTGLRRAAATDSAGIFSIPDALVGGPFAVQVTQPSFRTQVITNVFLSADKAVQLSIALAPDVVQVGTRRIDRTVLESAVPVDVIDMRELLATGPQTDLTQILNYSVPSFNSTRQTSADGADHVDPSSLRGLSPDQMLVLVNGKRRHTTALINLLGSRGVGNVGYDLNTVSSNAIDRIEVLRDGAAAQYGSDAIAGVMNINLRADNKGGNVLLSTGITSAGDGLSTLFSLNKGFKLGQKGFLNLTGDVDYRGATTRQYSRSLNSWPVFSSNRASEDSALAANGKTYRDFEQVNGDAKIRNYRLLYNLGAPLSNKVSFYSFGGFNYRRGRAVAPWVLPSAQPADIVDSIFPLGYQPNINTRIHDASGAAGITASLGQWKLDVSHVVGLNRMHYDVSNTLNSTLGTASPTQFDAGGLQFRQNVTNATLSRLFPQVLAGTNVAFGTEYRTENYLIFAGEEASWKDYGRGAAGASGGAQGFIGFDPAAAIEGNRNNIGGFVDVEADITKKWTIGTAVRFENYSDFGSAFIYKLNTRLQLAKFLSVRAGYNTGFRAPSLQQALYRQLTLLPVNNGVVYTGIFNNQSEVTRAAGIPALQPEKSRNFSAGLILTPSPALTFTVDAYQIAIDDRIILSGLLGQGITPALDAALTQANATNAQFFTNAVNTRTQGLDLVASYRRPVGRGNFLASLAANFNRNTIRSIDVPTAFAKLQSDDDLGNNYVDQRQLSLIETGNPKSKLILNTSYEVGKFNLLVRNVRYGQVSSYDFNFDPLAEGSYYLVFKPRLTTDLQLSYKPKQALQLTAGVNNLFNVQPNTIAEAARNGNPPIGFKTQAEFDAYFQNKYGQPSYLPYDFDILPYHSHQMNFNGTFFYLKAVYNFGL from the coding sequence ATGAACCCAACTTTTACCCGCGTGTGGCTGGTGTTAACCTGCCTTGTTTTTTGTACTATTCATACAACCTGGGGGCAAACAGCTACGGCAGCCCTGGGTGGCACTGTAGTGTCCGTAACGGGTAGCCCTGTTGCCGGAGCGGCCGTTACGGCCATTCACTTGCCCACGGGACTGCGCCGCGCCGCGGCCACCGATTCGGCGGGCATCTTTAGCATTCCGGATGCACTTGTTGGCGGGCCCTTTGCCGTCCAGGTAACGCAGCCTAGCTTCCGTACTCAGGTGATTACCAACGTGTTCCTGTCTGCTGATAAAGCGGTGCAGCTCAGCATTGCGCTAGCCCCCGACGTGGTGCAAGTGGGTACGCGCCGGATTGACCGCACGGTGCTGGAGTCCGCGGTACCGGTAGACGTAATTGACATGCGTGAGCTGCTGGCCACCGGGCCCCAGACTGATCTGACCCAGATTCTGAACTACTCGGTGCCTTCCTTTAACTCGACCCGCCAAACCTCCGCCGACGGGGCCGACCACGTCGATCCGTCGTCGCTACGGGGCCTGAGCCCGGACCAGATGCTGGTGCTAGTGAACGGCAAGCGCCGCCACACCACGGCCCTGATTAACCTACTCGGTAGCCGTGGCGTGGGCAACGTAGGCTATGACCTGAACACGGTTTCCTCCAATGCCATTGACCGGATTGAGGTGCTGCGCGACGGCGCCGCGGCCCAGTACGGCTCCGATGCCATTGCCGGGGTTATGAACATCAACCTGCGCGCCGACAACAAAGGTGGCAACGTGCTGCTGAGCACGGGCATTACCAGCGCCGGCGACGGTCTGAGCACCCTGTTTAGCCTAAACAAAGGCTTTAAACTGGGCCAGAAAGGCTTCCTGAACCTGACCGGCGACGTGGATTACCGCGGCGCCACTACCCGCCAGTACTCGCGCAGCCTCAATTCCTGGCCAGTATTTTCCAGCAACCGCGCCTCCGAAGATTCCGCGCTAGCCGCGAACGGCAAAACTTACCGGGACTTCGAGCAGGTAAACGGCGACGCCAAAATCCGCAATTACCGGCTGCTCTATAACCTGGGCGCTCCGCTCAGCAACAAGGTATCGTTCTACTCCTTTGGGGGCTTTAACTACCGCCGCGGCCGAGCCGTTGCGCCTTGGGTGCTACCCTCGGCCCAACCCGCCGACATTGTGGATAGCATCTTCCCCCTGGGCTACCAGCCCAACATCAACACGCGCATTCATGATGCGTCCGGGGCGGCCGGCATTACGGCTAGCCTAGGTCAGTGGAAGCTGGATGTCAGCCACGTAGTGGGCCTCAACCGCATGCACTACGATGTCAGCAACACGCTTAACAGCACCCTAGGTACGGCCTCGCCTACCCAGTTTGATGCCGGCGGCCTGCAGTTCCGCCAGAACGTAACCAACGCCACCCTGAGCCGGCTGTTTCCGCAGGTACTGGCCGGCACCAACGTAGCCTTCGGCACGGAGTACCGCACCGAGAACTACCTAATTTTTGCTGGTGAAGAGGCTTCCTGGAAGGATTACGGAAGGGGTGCCGCCGGGGCCTCGGGTGGCGCTCAGGGCTTTATCGGCTTTGACCCCGCGGCAGCCATCGAGGGCAACCGCAACAACATCGGGGGCTTCGTGGACGTGGAAGCTGACATCACCAAAAAGTGGACGATTGGCACGGCCGTACGCTTTGAGAATTACTCAGACTTTGGCTCGGCCTTCATTTACAAGCTGAACACCCGCCTGCAGCTGGCCAAGTTTCTTTCGGTGCGGGCTGGCTACAACACGGGCTTCCGGGCTCCATCCTTGCAGCAGGCGCTGTACCGTCAGCTCACGCTACTACCCGTCAATAACGGGGTAGTGTACACGGGTATCTTCAACAACCAGAGCGAGGTAACCCGCGCGGCCGGTATTCCGGCCCTGCAGCCCGAAAAGTCGCGCAACTTTAGCGCCGGCCTGATCCTGACGCCTTCGCCCGCCCTGACCTTCACGGTGGACGCCTATCAGATTGCCATTGATGACCGGATTATCCTGTCGGGTTTGCTGGGCCAGGGCATCACGCCGGCCCTGGATGCGGCCCTCACCCAAGCCAACGCCACCAACGCCCAGTTCTTTACTAACGCGGTAAACACGCGCACCCAGGGCCTGGACCTGGTAGCCAGCTACCGCCGCCCCGTGGGTCGCGGCAACTTCCTGGCCAGCCTGGCGGCTAACTTCAACCGCAACACCATCCGTAGCATTGACGTGCCAACAGCTTTTGCCAAGCTGCAGAGCGACGACGACCTGGGTAATAACTATGTGGATCAGCGCCAGCTTTCGCTGATTGAGACGGGTAACCCCAAGAGCAAGCTCATTCTAAACACGAGCTACGAGGTAGGCAAGTTTAACCTACTGGTGCGCAACGTCCGCTACGGGCAGGTTAGCAGCTACGATTTCAACTTTGACCCCTTGGCTGAAGGCAGCTACTATCTGGTGTTCAAGCCCCGGCTGACCACGGATCTGCAGCTGAGCTACAAGCCCAAGCAGGCCCTGCAGCTCACGGCCGGCGTGAACAACTTGTTCAATGTGCAGCCTAACACCATTGCCGAAGCTGCCCGCAACGGTAATCCCCCAATCGGCTTCAAAACCCAGGCTGAGTTCGACGCCTACTTCCAAAACAAGTACGGCCAGCCTTCCTACCTGCCCTACGACTTCGACATTCTGCCTTACCACTCCCACCAGATGAACTTCAACGGGACGTTCTTCTACCTAAAGGCAGTGTATAACTTCGGCCTGTAA